The Campylobacter armoricus sequence CATTTTGAAAAAATTTCAAGTGAATATGCAAATGGTGTTAAAAAAGCTTTAAAAATGTAATTTTTACTTGCCACTTTTAAAGTGGCAAACTAAAGATTATAAAGGAAAAATATGTTTAGTGATGAAGAAGAAAAAAGAATTCAAGAACTTTGTACTATGGCTTTTGATTTTGCAAGAAAAAATGATTTACAAAATTTAAAGATCATGATAGAAGCAGGTTTGAGTGTAAATTTAAAAAATCATAAAGGTGATAGTCTTTTAATGCTTGCAAGTTATCATAACGCTTATGAATGTGCTAAGTTTTTACTAGAAAATAATGCTAGTGTAGATGAGAAAAATGATAAAGGACAAACCCCATTAGCTGGGGTGTGTTTTAAAGGGTATCTACCTATGTGTAAGCTTTTGGTTGAATATGGAGCAAATATAGATGAAAATAATGGTCTTGGTATGACGCCTTTTACTTTTGCACTAATGTTTGGGCATAGTGATATAGTAGAGTTTTTAACAAAGCACTCT is a genomic window containing:
- a CDS encoding ankyrin repeat domain-containing protein, with the translated sequence MFSDEEEKRIQELCTMAFDFARKNDLQNLKIMIEAGLSVNLKNHKGDSLLMLASYHNAYECAKFLLENNASVDEKNDKGQTPLAGVCFKGYLPMCKLLVEYGANIDENNGLGMTPFTFALMFGHSDIVEFLTKHSKKSFFKKIAFGVLKIFKRNKS